One genomic window of Pseudomonas sp. LFM046 includes the following:
- the hisC gene encoding histidinol-phosphate transaminase, with amino-acid sequence MSKFWSPFVKDLVPYVPGEQPKIANLVKLNTNENPYGPSPKAVAAMQAEVGDSLRLYPDPNSDRLKHAVADYYGVQPNQVFVGNGSDEVLAHAFYGLFQHGKPLLFPDVTYSFYPVYCGLYGIPFEAVPLDEQFQIRVKDYARPNGGIIFPNPNAPTGRLLPLEAVEQLLKANPDTVVVVDEAYIDFGGQTAIVLVDRYPNLLVTQTLSKSRSLAGLRVGLAVGHPDLIEALERIKNSFNSYPLDRMAIVGAAAAFEDKAYFEETCRKVIDSREVLVAELGKLGFEVLPSAANFIFARHPQKDAAGIAAGLREQGVIVRHFKQERIAQFLRITIGTPEQNQALVEALGKL; translated from the coding sequence ATGAGCAAGTTCTGGAGTCCTTTCGTCAAGGACCTGGTGCCCTATGTACCGGGTGAACAGCCCAAGATCGCCAATCTGGTGAAGCTGAACACCAACGAGAACCCCTATGGCCCATCGCCGAAAGCGGTGGCGGCCATGCAGGCTGAAGTAGGCGACAGCCTGCGTCTTTATCCGGACCCGAACAGCGACCGGCTCAAGCACGCTGTGGCCGACTACTACGGCGTGCAGCCAAACCAGGTGTTCGTCGGCAACGGCTCGGATGAGGTCCTCGCCCACGCCTTCTACGGCCTGTTCCAGCATGGCAAGCCGCTGCTGTTCCCGGACGTGACCTACAGCTTCTACCCGGTCTACTGCGGTCTCTACGGCATTCCCTTCGAGGCGGTGCCGCTGGATGAGCAATTCCAGATCCGCGTGAAAGACTACGCACGTCCCAATGGCGGCATCATCTTCCCCAACCCCAACGCACCCACCGGCCGCCTGTTGCCGCTGGAGGCCGTGGAGCAGCTGCTCAAGGCCAATCCGGATACGGTGGTGGTGGTGGATGAGGCCTATATCGACTTTGGTGGCCAGACCGCCATTGTCCTGGTGGACCGTTATCCGAACCTGCTGGTGACCCAGACCCTGTCCAAGTCACGCTCCCTCGCGGGGCTGCGGGTGGGGCTGGCGGTAGGGCATCCGGATCTGATCGAGGCGCTGGAGCGAATCAAGAACAGCTTCAACTCCTACCCGCTGGATCGCATGGCTATCGTGGGTGCAGCGGCGGCCTTCGAGGACAAGGCGTACTTCGAGGAAACCTGCCGCAAGGTGATCGACAGTCGTGAGGTGCTGGTGGCCGAGTTGGGCAAGCTGGGCTTCGAAGTGCTGCCCTCTGCGGCCAACTTCATCTTCGCCCGTCACCCGCAGAAGGACGCCGCCGGCATCGCCGCTGGCCTGCGCGAGCAGGGCGTGATCGTGCGTCACTTCAAGCAGGAGCGAATCGCTCAGTTCCTGCGCATCACCATCGG
- the hisD gene encoding histidinol dehydrogenase: protein MTAPIAIRRLNAADPDFARHLDHLLSWESVSDDAVNQRVLDIIQAVRERGDAAVVEFTQRFDGVQATSMADLILPRERLELALTRITAEQCKALETAAARVRSYHEKQKQESWTYTEADGTVLGQQVTPLDRAGLYVPGGKASYPSSVLMNAIPAKVAGVAEVVMVVPTPRGEINEIVLAAACVAGVDRVFTIGGAQAVAALAYGTESVPQVDKIVGPGNIYVATAKRHVFGQVGIDMIAGPSEILVVCDGGTDPDWIAMDLFSQAEHDEDAQAILVSPDAAFLDKVAASIDKLLPTMERAEIIRTSLQNRGALILVADQAQACQVANRIAPEHLELSVADPQAWLPSIRHAGAIFMGRYTAEALGDYCAGPNHVLPTSGTARFSSPLGVYDFQKRSSIIFCSADGASELGKTASVLARGESLTAHARSAEFRIKGE, encoded by the coding sequence ATGACTGCTCCAATCGCCATCCGCCGACTCAATGCCGCTGATCCGGATTTCGCGCGACACCTGGATCATCTGCTGAGCTGGGAAAGCGTGTCGGACGACGCGGTCAACCAGCGGGTCCTCGATATCATCCAGGCCGTGCGTGAGCGCGGCGATGCTGCGGTGGTTGAATTCACCCAGCGTTTCGATGGCGTCCAGGCGACCTCCATGGCCGACCTGATCCTGCCCCGTGAGCGTCTTGAGCTGGCCCTGACCCGCATCACTGCCGAGCAGTGCAAGGCGCTTGAAACCGCAGCAGCTCGCGTGCGCAGCTACCACGAGAAGCAGAAACAGGAATCCTGGACCTACACCGAGGCCGACGGCACCGTGCTGGGCCAGCAGGTCACCCCGCTGGACCGCGCCGGTCTCTACGTGCCGGGTGGCAAGGCGTCCTATCCGTCCTCCGTGCTGATGAACGCGATCCCGGCCAAGGTTGCCGGCGTCGCCGAAGTGGTGATGGTGGTGCCGACGCCCCGTGGCGAGATCAACGAGATCGTCCTTGCCGCCGCCTGCGTGGCCGGCGTCGACCGCGTCTTCACCATCGGCGGTGCCCAGGCCGTGGCCGCGCTGGCCTATGGCACCGAGAGCGTACCCCAGGTGGACAAGATCGTCGGCCCGGGCAACATCTATGTCGCCACCGCCAAGCGCCACGTGTTCGGCCAGGTGGGCATCGACATGATCGCCGGCCCCTCGGAAATCCTCGTGGTCTGCGATGGTGGCACCGATCCGGACTGGATCGCCATGGACCTGTTCTCCCAGGCAGAGCACGACGAGGACGCCCAGGCCATCCTGGTCAGCCCCGATGCGGCGTTCCTCGACAAGGTCGCCGCCAGCATCGACAAGCTGCTGCCTACCATGGAGCGCGCCGAAATCATCCGCACTTCCTTGCAGAACCGCGGGGCGCTGATCCTCGTCGCCGACCAGGCCCAGGCCTGCCAGGTGGCCAACCGCATCGCCCCCGAGCACCTGGAACTGTCCGTGGCCGATCCGCAGGCCTGGCTGCCCAGCATTCGCCACGCCGGCGCCATCTTCATGGGGCGCTACACCGCCGAAGCCCTGGGCGATTATTGTGCCGGCCCGAACCACGTGCTGCCCACTTCGGGCACCGCGCGCTTCTCCTCGCCGCTCGGTGTGTATGACTTCCAGAAGCGCTCTTCGATCATCTTCTGCTCGGCCGACGGTGCGTCCGAACTGGGCAAGACCGCGTCCGTGCTGGCCCGTGGCGAGTCCCTGACCGCCCACGCCCGCAGCGCTGAATTCCGAATCAAGGGGGAGTGA
- the hisG gene encoding ATP phosphoribosyltransferase, with product MLTIALSKGRILDDTLPLLAEAGIVPTENPDKSRKLIIPTTQEDVRLLIVRATDVPTYVENGAADLGVAGKDVLMEYGGQGLYEPLDLKIACCKLMTAGAVGAPEPKGRLRVATKFVNVAKRYYAEQGRQVDVIKLYGSMELAPLVGLADKIIDVVDTGNTLRANGLEPQELIATISSRLIVNKASMKMQHARIQALIEVLRSAVESRHQS from the coding sequence ATGCTCACCATCGCGCTGTCCAAGGGCCGCATTCTCGATGACACCCTGCCGCTTCTCGCAGAGGCTGGCATTGTGCCCACCGAGAATCCGGACAAGAGCCGCAAGCTGATCATCCCCACCACCCAGGAAGATGTGCGCCTGCTCATCGTCCGCGCCACCGACGTGCCAACCTATGTGGAAAACGGCGCTGCCGACCTCGGGGTCGCCGGCAAGGACGTGCTGATGGAATACGGTGGCCAGGGGCTGTATGAGCCTCTGGACCTGAAAATCGCTTGCTGCAAGCTGATGACGGCGGGTGCGGTCGGTGCCCCCGAGCCCAAAGGCCGTCTGCGGGTGGCCACCAAGTTCGTCAACGTCGCCAAGCGCTACTACGCCGAGCAGGGGCGCCAGGTGGACGTGATCAAGCTCTACGGCTCCATGGAGCTGGCCCCGCTGGTCGGGCTGGCCGACAAGATCATCGACGTGGTCGATACCGGAAACACCCTACGTGCCAACGGCCTGGAGCCCCAGGAACTGATCGCCACCATCAGCTCGCGCCTGATCGTCAACAAGGCATCGATGAAGATGCAGCACGCGCGCATCCAGGCACTGATCGAAGTGCTACGCAGCGCCGTCGAGTCTCGACACCAAAGCTGA